From the Chloroflexi bacterium ADurb.Bin180 genome, the window TCGTTCGGCGAGATGGCCACAGAGTGACCTACGTCTTGAGCAACGCTTCTGTCGACACTTCTTTGGAACAGATGGTCTATGTCTTGTCAAGTGGTGTAATATGAAAGGCGCTTCAGCGTGAGTTCATTGCTTACGCTAGCTTACGAACTCGAGATCCTTATCGCTCTACACCTCCTTCTGGTAGCGGTGGCGCCAGCGGCCCTATTGGCTCTGCCGACAGCACCGCTCGTCCGGTCAGTGGATCGGCGCCAACCGCAGTGGCTCCGACCTCGTGGGCAGCAGGCTATCCGGCTCTTTCAGCTTGTTCATCGACTCCAGGCTGAAGTAGCGCCGATCCGCTTGCCACTCATCATTGATCTCGACCAGGATCGAACCTACCAACCGCAGGGCTGCCTCCGTGTTGGGAAAGATCGCCACCACGTCCGTGCGCCGTTTCACCTCCCGGTTCAACCGTTCCAAGGGATTGGTCGAGTAGATGCGGGTCCAATGCTCCGCCGGGAACGTCAGATAGGTCAGCACATCGTCCTCACCGTTGGCCAGCACCTCTGCCGCCTTTGGCCAGCGCTTCTCCATGGCTCGCACCACTTCCGCGACCTGCTCCTTGGCCGCCTGCTGATCCCGCTGGGCGAAGATGGTGCGCACCGCCGCCGCCACCATGGACTTGTCGCCATGGGGCACGTGGGCCAAGACGTTGCGCATGAAGTGCACCCGGCACCGCTGCCAGGCCGCACCGGCCAGCACACTGGTGATGGCTTCCTGCAGCCCCAGGTGGGCATCGCTGATCACCAAGGCCACCCCTTTCAGGCCACGAGCCACCAGACCCCGCAGAAAGGCCATCCAGAAGCTAGCTTCCTCACTGGCGCCGATGTCCACGCCCAGGATCTCCCGCTCGCCCGTCTCCCGGACACCGATGGCAATGACCACCGCCATGCTCACGATGCGATGATTCTGACGCACCTTGACGTACAGCGCATCCA encodes:
- a CDS encoding Transposase, Mutator family, whose product is MTEPIIALRDYLRKMGVEFDGDFLREGITLLTQLLMELEVSEQIGAERYQRSPERVTQRNGFRERTWETRVGEIPLRIPKLRQGVYYPGFLEPRRRTEQALVAVVQEAYIAGVSTRKVDELVQSLGLSGMDKSKVSRLCRDLDEVVTAFRNRPLEASYPYLWLDALYVKVRQNHRIVSMAVVIAIGVRETGEREILGVDIGASEEASFWMAFLRGLVARGLKGVALVISDAHLGLQEAITSVLAGAAWQRCRVHFMRNVLAHVPHGDKSMVAAAVRTIFAQRDQQAAKEQVAEVVRAMEKRWPKAAEVLANGEDDVLTYLTFPAEHWTRIYSTNPLERLNREVKRRTDVVAIFPNTEAALRLVGSILVEINDEWQADRRYFSLESMNKLKEPDSLLPTRSEPLRLAPIH